The genome window TCGCTTCGCTCATCTCGATCAGTAATACGACAAGCCAGCAACTTGCTGCCCCACAATCGCGACAGGCGGTGGATGGACGAAGCAGGCGACATGCTCAACGCAGCCCCCAGCCTCCAGGACATCGTGGACGAGATTCAAGCTGAGAAGTTGACAGAAGTTATGAAGCGCAAGGAATGGGAAAGGTCAGAAAAATGGAGGAAAATGGCTAAAGTTGTTCGTCGGGGCGGCGAGGGTGAGGGCATGGAGTTTGAGTTCGACATGAGAAACCCTAAGCTGATTGAAAGGACATGGAAAGGAATACCTGACCGATGGAGGGGGGCAGCTTGGTGGTCTTTTATGGCCACCAGCGCGAGGGAACATGAGGGATCACCCTCCGAGGAGAGAATCGTAGCCGAATTTCATCGGCTCCAGCGACGAAGCTCCCCAGATGATGTGCAGATCGACTTGGACGTGCCCAGGACCATCAGTCGCCATATTATGTTTCGACGACGTTATCGAGGTGGCCAGCGACTACTGTTCAGGGTTCTTCATGCGATATCAATCTACTATCCTGAGACAGGTTATGTTCAGGGCATGGCTTCGCTCGCGGCAACACTGCTCTGCTACTTCGACGAAGAGAAGTGCTTTGTCATGCTAGTGCGAATGTGGCATCTCCGTGGACTGGCTCGTCTATACCGTCCAGGTTTTGAGGAACTCATGGCAGCCATGGGCGACTTCAGTAAGCACTGGCTTAATAAGGAAGTAGCCAGTAAACTCGTGAGTCTGAAGCCTCTCGACATCCCAAGTTGGGCACTGACAATTCTAGGACGAGTTATGTATTGATACTACTGCTTATGGTACGCGCTGGTACCTGACGCTGTTTAACCTTTCCGTACCCTTTCCAGCCCAGCTGCGAATCTGGGATGTCTTCCTCCTATTGGGTAATGACACGTCTTTTATGTACGAATCACGAAAGTCCGAGACCAACACTCCTCAGACGGTGGAATACGATGTTTTGCACGCTACTAGTGCAGCATTGGCTCAAGCCCTCCGAGAGGTCCTCTTGGGTGCGGAATTCGAGAACGCCATGAAGGCATTGACATCACCTATCCCCGTCAAAGATGAGGACTTTTTGATGAAAGTGGTCAAGGCGGAATACAAACAACACCACGGCAAGAAGAGGGCGTAGCAAGTCTTACTGCCATGACTCAAGCCTAACGAGGGCATTCTCCTTTGTCTTTTGGCCTGCTTTCTCTTTGTACATGTGGAGCTGTATCACGATACCCTTCAAGGTGTTTTTCTGttttgcgttgcgttgctgATACCCCCTTCATGCTTCGGCCTCTGAGGGACCACATACCTAACCGAGgccattcttttctttgtattGGTTCATGAGAGCGTCATGGATTCAGAAAAAGGATGGGAGTTTTTCCCTTTTGATCGTTGATAGCGTTTGGAGCCACGGAACCTAATCTTATATACCCCTCCTGGCATCACTATGTTTTACTGTCTTGCTTCTGGGGTTGCTTTGATGAGGCTTGGGAAAATACGGCGTGGATTGCACTTTAATGTACACGAGGAGGATAAAGAGATGGCAAAAGATATAGAACAAGGAGAGCCGAGAGATAAATCAAGGGTCGAGCGCTAAGTTAGGTTATTAGCCTCGAAGTTAATGTATAACTATGCAGTATTATTGTAACAGTACTTCGCCTCGCTTGTTTGGTCAGATCCATGTAACTATCTCAGCCTTAGCTAACTATGGCTTGATCAGATCATGCTATATGTGACAGAATATGGTGACATGGCTCCAGTCATACAGAAGACGGTAACATCAAGGTATAACAGTAACTATTAAGTCGTAATCGGGTGTATTTGGCCCCTCCCAACAAAAACCCAGCAAAGTTTGTTTCTCCAGGTATTCGTATGTAGTTACTCGGATCTCTGTGATTCCGTCAGCCTCAACGTCTGAAGTTGTCATTCTCTTCTGTCCATCCATTCACCCCCATTGCTTTTCTTGACAGACCAGTCTGTGCCCCTCCACCTCGACCGTGCTAATTGCCTCTTTGGGCATGAGTCTCCGACCACTCCCGGAGCTCCGGTGCGGGGGAACCGGCGCCATGAGGCCGGGAGCGGCTCACCAACGCGAGGGCAAGCGACCAGCCTCGATTGTGGAATCTACTGTCTAAAACTTAGCCAAGTTAAGTTATTGATATTCAGAATTGTTGGGATTGTATCATTGAGTTACTTAAACTGTACAGCAGCCAACACCATTTGCTGATCCCCTGTCCTTATTTCTGGTACTATTGaagataaaaaataaaaacagAATTGAGTTTGACCCTAGCTTCAATGTAACCAACCTGGCGATAAGTCGACGGGCTATAGCATGAGCCGAATAAGGGAATGACACGAGATTATAGCTTCTTTAGAGGATCCTACTCTGCTTCTCATGCCTTTTCGCTGGTTGCTTCCAAACTGCTTTCCATATCACGCCCAGACGGCCCAGTTTACCCCTTCAAGACACTCCTACACAAGCCACGCATGCATGATGAGAGCTGAAATAAGCATGGCATAAATTTTCTGTGAACTTTTGAAAAGCACAGTAGCATAGTGGCTTACATGCAGCAGACCCAGTTTGTTCTTGTAGAGCTCCTCCATAagtcttttcctcttctggtAAGTCAGATGTACTGTGGCTTTTTCGTATTCTCGACTCCCCCTATCACTCCCACTCTTTCGATTGAAGACTTCTCTAAAGTTCAACGACATGGCTGGCTTTGGGTTGCAGCCCAGGTAGCATCGAGACTTTTTGAGGACTAGACCAGAGCAGACCCCTCTCTTACAAGGATACAAGTTTCAACTCCTGGATCCCTAATGCAGCTTGAAGCTCATCAGAATAAGCTATGTGCTGCTAGTGTTATGGGCGTCCAGCAACCGCAACTCTGTTTTGGGGCGTTCCTGGGACTACTTTGAGAAATAGAGTGTGAGGGTTCTAGTAGGATGAGGCTGCTCTTCTTGTATGGGCCGAAGCCTCTTAAAATGTGGCTTGACATTCAAAATAAACAATGGCAAGAGTGCTCTCCATTCCTCGGTCTGCGACAATTGTTGTTGTTCATTCCGCTCTGAGTCTGTTTGATGACGCTCAAATTGACCTCCTTGAGAATGTCAGTTCTGCATTGCCTGAAGCTGCGaaacttcatcctcctcaatctAAGTCCATAGGGTGTCTATAACTGTCCATAGATCAAATAATATTCccattttcttcctttccttcgTCTCATCGAGCCCGAGCCCGCTGTACCCAATGCTATTCCTTCATGCCTTAGTTTTATTGAACCGAAAATCAAAGTAAAAAACTCCGTTTTGTACCGTGCACCCAACCTTTAGCCAACCCTTGCCCTCTCCAGTGCAGCTCAACGAGACGTATATGTAAAACAAAGTTGCGGCGCAAACGTCTAAAAGACTGATGTAAAGCCTAGGGACCAATTTCGATGAGTCTGAGTCCGAGTTTTTAGTAGTAACCATGAGGGAAAGCCGCTCAACTTGTCTGATGCATATTTGCCTCGATAGGTAGGTGGTACAGAGTATTGATTCGAGTATGCCTACTAACAAGCCAGGGATAGTTGATCAATCCGGCCGGGCAAATTACCCTTCATATTTGTGTGTGATTTGTGGATTATCGTAAATTAATTGAAAGCCACGCTTAGACATAAAATGACTGCATGTGGCGCATAAGCGTCAGAGCCGATCGACAAAACCGCGCCTAGGGTGCACTACCATCAAGCGCCTTGTCCTTCCCCTGAATCTTCTCGCAATTTTGAGGTTTCTTCGATGCTTCGATGTGGCTTTGAATCTCCAGATGATGGCTGCTTGTAGCGGTTATCTTGCTCTTCGCTCGGGCGATGGGGCCCTGGATACCGTGTGCTGGGCGGTGGCTCCTCTGACAATATAGCTGAGACTGACTGTTTGTTCTCGTTGCCCGGTCTTTCTTGTGAGGGCATGGGAGTGGAGGCGCGTATCGGTGACATTCGGCGTAAAGGTCCGCCAAAACTCTCTCTGCGAGACCGTCCCGGCCCGACGACTCTGAAGGGTGACATGTCACTTCTTTGACGTGAATGACCACGTCGCGATCCACGAAAAGCCGCGCTCGACGAGCTGCTTTGACTAAGAGGCGGAGGTGACCGATATCGCTGCTCACTGCGGGTGGGGGAAGGGGCATGATGCCCTGTTGCTTTGCGCTTTCTGGGAGTTTCCCCTATGGTCACAGAAGCTATGTCAGTTCACAGAGagtctctctttctcttggtcttggacgAACCAGAAGGACTTCCGGGTCGGTTCGAGCTTCCGCTAGCTTGTGATGTTGGTGGCTGCCAGTGGTGAAAGTATATCGAAGGACTCGACTGGGattcttgctgctgttgttgctgcatATGCGGATGCTGATGTGAGTGCATCGGAGGAGGAGCGTGTGCGGGCTGTGGtacgttggtgttgatactCGGTAATGTCGATATGCCCATGGGTCGTCCTATAACACTACTCACTGTCTGGCCCCGAggccttgatggtgatggcggaTACACATACCCGGCTGCTGGGGTCGATGCAGATGGAATGCCCGGGTGCTGTGCGTGGGTATGCGACAGTGTTTGAGATTCTCGCTGGTGTTCAGGCGACACAGGCCACTGCGCGGGCATGATCTGGGCACGGGGAGGAGCCTGTCCAGGAGGCATGAACTGCTGAGCCCATTCCAGGGCAGCCTGTGGCGCGACTCCTCCGCTCCCCATGCCTGCAAACACCAAAGGAACCATGGGAGGAGGTATACCTGCCTGAAGCGACGTCCGCAGCATATCCATTTCAACTTTACGCTGCTCTAGACGCAAACTCTCCTGCCTCGTCcgctcttcttcctgctTTCTCTTATCCTCTTCCGCCCTCGCCTGTAGCCAATGTCTCATGGATTCCTCTGCTCCTTGCCATTGCTGAGGTGGAGCAGGTAGTTGACCCCATGAATCTCTCTGCTGGTGACCAGAGGGGCCCAAGGATGCTTGTGGCGGGGGCGGAGGAGGCGGATGGGGTGGAAGATGTGTAGGTGGAGGAGCACCAGCCGTTGGGGGCTGCTGGGGAGGAAGAGTCATGGCTGCCGGCGGGGGCAGGCCACGATGAGGAGCCGACATGGGCTGTGATGGTGGACTATGTCCCCGGTAGGTGACAGGCGGAGAATTGCTTGCTGGTTCTCGATTTATCAAGGGGGGAGAAGGTCGAGAGGTTGAAGGCGGAGTCGGGAGATCATGGACGGACTTGTAGCCGTAAGTTGGTGGCTGCTTGACGGTAAGCATCGTTGTATGGTAGCTGGGCTACGCCAGTGGGGATATTTGTACGGCAAGAGTGAATGCGTGGATATGGAAGGCGCATGTATTGTTGGGAGGCTGGGGCTTGCTGCAATTGACTTTTTTAACAGATAAGAAACAGTTAACTGAGTGCTGGGCAATGGAGGCGGGCAACGATGTTATACAACAAGATTGCACTCCACGCTTGAGAATCTGGGTAGCTCTGGCGGTACGATTCAGCCAGATCAAGTGATCAAGCATATCAGGGAgcaaaacaacaacatcgaAAGGAAAGAGTTGCCAAAAAAATATTGCTGTTTTGGCTGTAACTGTCTCGTGGTTCCTCTAatacaagtctcaactgggGACTGGAGTTATAAAAGGGAGAAGAAACAGACGACAAGAATGTAAAGCAAGTGATAtcaaagaaggaagaagaggagaacagAAAGAAGCGGCGTACAATTTCGGTTGTGGATATGCGAGCTTTGTATAAGATGGCCAGAGGTGACAGGCGGCGAGCTGGAGATGTCGGCCAGCTCCAGAGTTGTGGCGGTCGAGGTGAGCGGGGCTGATGAAACCAGTTGACAAGCAGGGCCAAGTTCATTTGGAACCAGTCATGGATGGCTCTTCCACATAGCACACATGGGGGGCACGCGCAGAAAAGAGCTGTCAACGAGTGCGAGTTAGTAGGAAGCTTGTGTGAGAAGTGGAGAAGATCCAAGGCTGACAAGAGACGACTAGAAACCA of Fusarium musae strain F31 chromosome 5, whole genome shotgun sequence contains these proteins:
- a CDS encoding hypothetical protein (EggNog:ENOG41): MLTVKQPPTYGYKSVHDLPTPPSTSRPSPPLINREPASNSPPVTYRGHSPPSQPMSAPHRGLPPPAAMTLPPQQPPTAGAPPPTHLPPHPPPPPPPQASLGPSGHQQRDSWGQLPAPPQQWQGAEESMRHWLQARAEEDKRKQEEERTRQESLRLEQRKVEMDMLRTSLQAGIPPPMVPLVFAGMGSGGVAPQAALEWAQQFMPPGQAPPRAQIMPAQWPVSPEHQRESQTLSHTHAQHPGIPSASTPAAGPHTLLLRCTHISIRICSNNSSKNPSRVLRYTFTTGSHQHHKLAEARTDPEVLLGKLPESAKQQGIMPLPPPAVSSDIGHLRLLVKAARRARLFVDRDVVIHVKEVTCHPSESSGRDGLAERVLADLYAECHRYAPPLPCPHKKDRATRTNSQSQLYCQRSHRPAHGIQGPIARAKSKITATSSHHLEIQSHIEASKKPQNCEKIQGKDKALDGSAP